GGATGCAACCGGAAGGGGAGTTTTTTGAGCCAAAGCCTGTTTCAGCACCTCCAGATACCCCTCAGCCGTGCGATCCCAGGTGTAGCGGCTGACAACTCGTTCCATGCCCGCCTGGTGATAATATTGCCAACTTTCGGCAGACGAGAGGATCGCCAAAAGCCCCTCCGCAATATCCGCAGGAGCAGCCGGGTCTACCAAAACGCCATACCTGATTTTGGTTTGGTGATCGTATAAACTCTCGCTGGGGCCACCATTGCGGGTGACCACGGCGGGCAGGCCGCAACTCATCGCTTCCAGGGGAGCCAGGCCAAAGGGTTCGTAATGGGCCGTGAGAGCAAAAACAGAGTGTCGCCGGGCAGCCAGGCGGTAAGCCGCGGCCAGTTCGGCCTGATTGTCGAGCGAGAAGGAGGTGACGGCAGACCATAGTTTGTATTGGTTGAGCAAACGGGCAATTTCATCCAAAATGGCCCGCTCTTCGCCGCTAAACGTTGCCCGTTGTTGGAGTGGATTTTCTGCTCCCCGGATCACAATGGCTAAATTAGCCATAGCCTGTAGCTCAGAATTTTGAATAAAAGCCTGCACCAGGCCCAGGTGATTCTTTTTTTGGTCCAGACGACTGGAGCACAAAATCAGCGGCAAGTGGCGCCGGTCTTCGGAGATGTCACGCGCCAGAGCGGTTTCCAGGCGTTTTTTTACCAGGGAATCCACTGCGGCAGATTCCGGCGAAAAAATGCGCCGGTTGACGCCGGGCGGGATGATGGCAAACCGGTTCTGATCAATACCCGTGGGATCAACCGCTCCTCGATAAGCCGGGTGGGTGTATTGCTCAACTTGCTCTTGGCGGGTGCTGGTGATGATCCGGGCCGCATAGTTCATGGCCAGGCGTTCGGCCATAATGCGTTCTTTAAAGTGAAAACGCCGGTCAATCTTGGCCAGGTTGTCCGGCCTGACCTGGAGCTTGTCCATCTTCTGCGCGCCCAGCGAATGGCCGGTGAAGGTAAAGGGTAAACCTGTTTTTTCTTTTAAAATGGCTCCGGCCAAACCGCCATCGCCATAGTGAGCGGTAAAACAATCCGGCAAATCCTGTTCGGCCCGGTAAAAATTAAGGATACCGGGCGTCCAGGCTGAGCCTAAATAGGGCCACAATGCTTCTTTGGGTAAAAATTGTGGCGGGCCGCACGGAATGCGCACAATCCGCACGTTGTTGTAGCCGGGATAGCTGTCCAGAGGCGCGGCAAATTCCGGCCAATCATCGTCAATGATTTGGCGGGTGATAATGTCTACCCGGTGGCCCTGGGCGGCCATGGCCAGGGTCACTTCTTTTACATAAACCAATTGCCCGCCAAAATCAGGATGTTCGGTCCAGTAACTGTCTTTGGGGTCAAAATTGCCCTGAGGATTCAAGAAACCGATATGCATAGAAGTTTCCTTTTTGAGGATAAGGATTGTCCCTAAAATAGCCACACCTACCCACGAAGGAGATATATTTTACATCGGTATCTGCAAAAATCATAATATCTTATTCAACGGCATACCAGGTGACTGCTCTAAAAACTGGCGTATCTGAATAGAAATGTTTTTGGGATTTGCCTGACATACAAAAAGGCCCAGGTGCTCAAATCCGCCGATTTCCTGGGTATAAGGTAAAAATTCAAAATACAAGCCAGCTCCAGGCCCGCTATTGGTAGTAACATTGTAGGCTGTTTCTCGGCCCAGCTTGGGCATCATCGCCAAGATAACTCGGATGGCGTCGTGCCACCCATCAGCCACGGCCGTTAGTTCGGCTTCGGTTAACTCATGCAGATAGCGTTTGTGGCCGTCTTTCAAGAGCAGCATCATATCAAAGGGGCGCCGCATAAAGTACGGCACCAAGAGTACGGCCGGGCCGTAATCTCGCAGCAAAAGCTCAGGTGGGTTTTTGCGCAGCAGATACATGGCGAAAGGTTCGCCCCGTTCCTGCTCAAAACGCCAATTATCGCGGAAGCGCCTGGGCATAATATTACTGAACCCAATCTGCTGATGGCCGTGAATAAGAGAGCCACCAACCAGACGGCCATAGTTTTTGATGATTGACACGAAGCCACGCCAATCTTCTTGACCATCCCTTAATTGGGGAGGAGGCATCTCCCTGGTGGCGCCGGTCAGTAACTTCTTTTCCAGCGCAGCCAATCGTTGCATCACCACTACTCGATCCGCCAGCGGCATATTGTGCCAATCCCTGTTATGTAACGAGGATGTCCACTGCAAAAAATGAAAACCATACGCCGGGATACCCTCAGTCTCCACCTTATTCTCTCCTGGAAAGACAGGGGTGTCTGTTCTCCATCCCTGCCGAGGATACAGAATGGGGAAGAGATTCTTGTTAATAAACGTAAAGCCTTCACTGAGCTTGGCTACATCTACAACGCCGGTTGTTTTACCCTGACAAACGAGACACTCTTTTTCCGGCAGGGTCAAAGTTGAATTCGCCGGGCGGTTATCGTGAGGGCGGCGCGCGCGAGCCGAATTATAGATGATCCGTTCGCCGTTTCTGGGGTCAATCTGACAAACGCCATCTGGAATAAAATCTCCCATCCCCTTTTCTTCCTGAAAAAGTTGGGCCAGTTGGGCCAAGGAGAGTTCTTCAATATTCTCTGCCTGTAGAATTTTTTTAAGACTTTCAAATTCAAGGGCCTCAATAGCGAGGCCCTCGTTTTGGAGACCCTCGCCATTGAGGGTCTCATCAACACGTTGTCGGTTTATCTTAGACTTCAAAATTATCCTACCTCTACCCCCAAGTTTTCTATGAACATTCTCGTCATACTCTCCCAGGTAAAATAAGGAATGGTAATGTTATAGGCATTTTCCCCCATCCGCCGACGCAGGGCATCATCTGAAAGAAGCATGCGCAAAACGTGAGCAAACCCATCCACATCATCCGCTTGCGCCACAATGGCTCCTCGTCCTTGCTGCAATAGATGGCGCTGTTTACCATAGGGCTGTACCTGTTTGATCTCTGTTCCCAACAAATATTCCACTGCAAAGGGGACCAGGTGACTGGCTACAACCGGTACGCCGGTAGCCGCCGCTTCTTGGGCCGACATGCCAAAACCTTCCATCACGGAGGGGGTGCAATAAATGTCTGTCACGGCGTAGAGAGTTGGCAGAAGATCCCAAACGGAACCGACTACGGCGACGTGGGATTCTAGATTATGTCCCTCCATCAAACTTTTTAGCTCTCCGGCCAGCTCTGCCTGGTTATCGTCAATGGAGATCACCAGCAGACTATTAGGTATCTTTTGATAAACTCTGGCAAATGCTTCTATCAATACATTTTTGCGCTTGGTAGTATCTGTTCGGCTGATTTCGGTGACAATTTTGCAACGCCGGATTTCTTCTGGCGATAGTCCAGAATGTTGGCTAAGAAATTCCCAAATGGGATTATCAGCCGTAATTTGACGGGGATGGTAACGGCCGGTGTCAATGCACGGCGGTAGAAATAGATTGGGACCGGTGTAACCGTAGTCATCAGCCAGTGATTGCCGGATGGTAGAGGAGGTGGCAGCAACGCCATCCAATTGGGCCATTAACTCTAGTTCAATGGAGATTCGTTCATCAAGCCGAAGGTTGGCCCACTGGTTGGTTGGCATATTACGTTTTTTGATAGTACCCAGCGAATGGGGTATCCATACGTGCCTGGCTCGCTCCGGGCGGGGTTGGTTATACAGTATCCCAATCCTGGCTGCATCCCAATAGTGGGATATTACCAAGTTAACGTCTGTTTCTCCCGCATCCAGAAAATTTTTAAGAGACTCAACCAGTTGGGGTATCTGCTCGGTCATCTCCTCTTTGCGCACAAATTCCTTTTTGCCGTCTTCCAGATACACAATGCGTTGGTATTCATCTTTGTAGCGCAATCCCCGCTGCCATTCGCCTGTGAGCGGATGAACATACCCCCCTCGATTGGCAATTGTGATTTTAAAACCAAGTTTAGCCAATGCCGCGGTAAATTGATTGACAAAGACATTTTGGCCGCCCGTATCCGGCAATCCGGGAACGACCTGCCACTGGTGGATACCGTGATTAGTAATCATCAGAATATGTTTTCGGGGGGAGGTCAGAAATGCCCGGTGCCAGGGGGTGGAATTAATGGGAAAGTTGGCCATCATCATAAAAAGGCCGGCCGATTAACCGACAAATTTCCATGGTCATCTACGGTCACCGGCATGGGATTGGCTAACGTGCCGCTGAAATCTCTGTTGGGTAAAAAGTGACGCGAGGCCATAAAATACCATGCCTCATCCGATCCTCGGGCCAGCCCCAAACCCCATCCCCATTGGTCGGGTAATTGTAAGGCCATGAACGTGGCTATCCTTTTACGCCGGTTGTAGCCACACTCTGCACAAACCATTTCTGAAAGAGCAAGAAGACAATGAGCACCGGGATGGTAATCATGGCGGCAAAGGCCATAATATCGCCCCACACTTTGGGGTCCTGGCTAAAAAATTGTTGCATGGCCACCGGCAGCGGGCGATATTCTTCGCCGCGAGTGACCATGAGCGGCCACAGAAAGTCGCCCCAGTGAGTCAAAAACTGGAGAATGGCAACGGTGGCAAAAACCGGACGCGAGAGCGGCAGGATGATGTTCCAGTAAATGCGGAAGAGACTGGCCCCATCTACCAGGGCTGCTTCTTCTAATTCCCTGGGTAAACCGATGAAAAATTGATAAAAGAGAAAAATGGACAAGGCATCGGCCATAAAGGGGATGATTTGCACATGGTAACTTTCCAACCAGCCGAAGCGGTTGACCAGCAGTAACAGCGGCACCGCCACCGCCTCAAGGGGAATTATAATCAGGGCGATGACAATAGCCAGCAGCAAGGCCCGTCCTTTGAATCTTAGTCGGGCCAGCGCATAAGCAATCAGGCTATTGATCATCAAGCCAAAGATCACCATCATGCCCACAATAAAAACCGAGTTGAACATAAACCGTTCAAAGGGCATCTGGGCAAAAACGTCGTAATAGTTTTGTGCCCCAATTTCTCCCCGCGGCACAAACGCATATAAGGTACTCATATCCATTAAAACCTGGGTTTCGTTGTTTTTGATGGAGGAAACCAACATGAAGACGATAGGGAACAGAAAAAAAATACTCAACAGCGTCATAAGCAGGTAGTTAAAACCCACCCGGACTCCTTGGCGAATTTTATAGCCTGTGGAATAGGGGGATGCTGTAATTTCGGGATGCTGCATAGACGTAGCACTCATATTAATTCACCGTCCTCTCTTCACGTATGAAAACGCGTTGTAAAATTGAAACCAGCAGCACAATAATAAAAAAGACAACGGTAATTGCCGAAGCATAGCCAATTTTGCCTTGTTTAAAACCCTGGTTAACGGCATAAACAATCATGGTAATGGTTGATCCCTGGGGGTGTCCACTGGGACCTTGCATGACCCAAACTTGGGTAAACAGTCTGAAGGCCAGAATAGTGGTGGCCAGCACCACAAAGATGGTGGTATTGCGCAGCATAGGGAAAGTGATGTGCAGAAATTGCTGAAATTTATTGGCGCCATCTATCTGGCCCGCCTCGTAAAGATAGACGGGAATATCTTGCAGTCCGGCCAGATAAATGATCATTTGAAACCCGACGCCTTGCCAGATGGATAGGAGCATAATGGCTGGAAAAGCCAAGTTGGGGTTGTTGAGCCAGTCATAAGGCCCCAACAAGCCAAAGGTAATGGTGGCCACAAACTTGTTGATCAGCCCCTCACCGGGGTTGTATAAAAAGGTCCAGATGACCGCCACCACCACCATGGTAACCACCACCGGGCTAAAATAGATAGTGCGGAAAACGTTGACCGCTTTCAACTTTTGGTTAACAAAAATCGCCAGCAGCAGCGCCAGCGCCGTTTGCACCGGCACCACAATGATCACAAACAGGAAATTATTAAGCACCGCCCGGTAGAAAGTTTCATCGGCAAAGATGCGGACAAAGTTGCGCAGACCAACAAATTGGGTGGCTAGATTGGGGTTAGGAACCAGCCGTTGATCCGAAAAAGACAGCCCAATGGCCATCAAAAAGGGAATAAGCAGAAAAACGAACAGCAACAAAATGGCCGGCAATGAAAAAGCCCAAGCCATGATGGTCTCGTTCTTTATTTTGAATTTTTCTTTTGAATTAGTTAATGTTTTATCTGTTGCAAGTGCAGCCATTCCTTGACCTCCTTTTATTAACCGGGGAATGTGTGAATACACATTCCCCGGTTTTTTCTGCTTAAGTAAATTGTTATGGTGTTGGATACCCCTGGTTATCTTCGATATCCTGGTCAATGGTTTTAACGGCTTTATCGAGTTCTGTTTTGACATCAGCCCCGGAGACAATGTTCTGAACGGCCTCAGCAAAGGCGTTGGTGATGACGGGATAGGCGGGTGTTTGTGGCCGGGGCACGGCAACGCCACCCTCCAACTGCTGGACAAAGAGGTTCAAGAAGCCGCCCTCGCCATACAAGTCGGACTTGGCGATGGCGCTTTTGCGGGCGGGCACGGCGCCGTTGGCGTTGGTCATATGCAGGATTTCATCGGGGGAGATGAGGTAATCCAGGAACTTCCAGGCGGCATCGGGGTTGGGACAGGAAGAGGTGAGGCCCCAGTTCCAGGAACCCATGCCGGTCACAGCGCCTTTTCCGAAGTCGGGGGCAGGGATCAGCACCAGATTATCGCCCAGGTTTTCACTGTGGGGTCCCCACATCCAGTGACCGACCCAGGACAGCGCCGTGTTTTTATTGATGTAGAAGTCATCATCGCCGGCGGGTTCGGGATTGGCATAGCCTTGTTCAAACAGGCTCTGGAAGAATTCCATTGCTTCTACTGCTTCCGGCCCGTTCAATACGCCGTCGGCGCTTTGATAGGTGTTGCGGTCAATCAGGTCGCCGCCAAAGGATTGCAAGAAGGGGGAGAAGCCGTAGGTGTACCACTCACCCTGGCCGTAGTTCATTTTGAAGTCAATGGCATAATCCACTTCATCCAGGGCTTGCAGTTTTTCCAGGGCATCCAAAAATTCATCTTTGGTCCAGGGATCGTCGAGGCCGGTGGGAATGCGGACGCCGGCTTTTTCAAGATATTCTTTGTTACCCCAGAGCGCCAGACCGGAGTCAAAGGTGCCCAAGCTGTAGAGATGACCGGCGTAAGTACCTTGATCAATGATCGAAGGCAGGAAGTCATTGCGCAGGTCGTCGGACACATAGTCGTCAAGAGGCGTCAGGTATCCTGCCCAGGCGTAGTTGTAGAGGAAGGGGCCGTCAAAGTCGAGCAGGCAGGGCAAGTCGCCGGCGAGGGCGGCGGCATTAACTTGGTCATTGTAGCTGCCTTCGGGCAGTTGGACGGCGTTAATGGTGATGCCGGTGCCCATGGCGTTGAAGGCTTCTACCTGGGCATCCAGCACTTCACGCTCTTCACCCTTGCCGCTGTGGAACCACACTTCCACCGTCACCTCTTCGCTCATCGGCTCTTCGGCCATTGTTTCTTCTTCTACGGCCGGTTCTGCTGCGGCCGGTTGCT
The sequence above is drawn from the Anaerolineae bacterium genome and encodes:
- a CDS encoding glycosyltransferase, with the protein product MHIGFLNPQGNFDPKDSYWTEHPDFGGQLVYVKEVTLAMAAQGHRVDIITRQIIDDDWPEFAAPLDSYPGYNNVRIVRIPCGPPQFLPKEALWPYLGSAWTPGILNFYRAEQDLPDCFTAHYGDGGLAGAILKEKTGLPFTFTGHSLGAQKMDKLQVRPDNLAKIDRRFHFKERIMAERLAMNYAARIITSTRQEQVEQYTHPAYRGAVDPTGIDQNRFAIIPPGVNRRIFSPESAAVDSLVKKRLETALARDISEDRRHLPLILCSSRLDQKKNHLGLVQAFIQNSELQAMANLAIVIRGAENPLQQRATFSGEERAILDEIARLLNQYKLWSAVTSFSLDNQAELAAAYRLAARRHSVFALTAHYEPFGLAPLEAMSCGLPAVVTRNGGPSESLYDHQTKIRYGVLVDPAAPADIAEGLLAILSSAESWQYYHQAGMERVVSRYTWDRTAEGYLEVLKQALAQKTPLPVASRQATLSIPAYFSQPNPENQIKPTELATLYFTR
- a CDS encoding glycosyltransferase, with amino-acid sequence MITNHGIHQWQVVPGLPDTGGQNVFVNQFTAALAKLGFKITIANRGGYVHPLTGEWQRGLRYKDEYQRIVYLEDGKKEFVRKEEMTEQIPQLVESLKNFLDAGETDVNLVISHYWDAARIGILYNQPRPERARHVWIPHSLGTIKKRNMPTNQWANLRLDERISIELELMAQLDGVAATSSTIRQSLADDYGYTGPNLFLPPCIDTGRYHPRQITADNPIWEFLSQHSGLSPEEIRRCKIVTEISRTDTTKRKNVLIEAFARVYQKIPNSLLVISIDDNQAELAGELKSLMEGHNLESHVAVVGSVWDLLPTLYAVTDIYCTPSVMEGFGMSAQEAAATGVPVVASHLVPFAVEYLLGTEIKQVQPYGKQRHLLQQGRGAIVAQADDVDGFAHVLRMLLSDDALRRRMGENAYNITIPYFTWESMTRMFIENLGVEVG
- a CDS encoding carbohydrate ABC transporter permease; translated protein: MSATSMQHPEITASPYSTGYKIRQGVRVGFNYLLMTLLSIFFLFPIVFMLVSSIKNNETQVLMDMSTLYAFVPRGEIGAQNYYDVFAQMPFERFMFNSVFIVGMMVIFGLMINSLIAYALARLRFKGRALLLAIVIALIIIPLEAVAVPLLLLVNRFGWLESYHVQIIPFMADALSIFLFYQFFIGLPRELEEAALVDGASLFRIYWNIILPLSRPVFATVAILQFLTHWGDFLWPLMVTRGEEYRPLPVAMQQFFSQDPKVWGDIMAFAAMITIPVLIVFLLFQKWFVQSVATTGVKG
- a CDS encoding sugar ABC transporter permease — translated: MAWAFSLPAILLLFVFLLIPFLMAIGLSFSDQRLVPNPNLATQFVGLRNFVRIFADETFYRAVLNNFLFVIIVVPVQTALALLLAIFVNQKLKAVNVFRTIYFSPVVVTMVVVAVIWTFLYNPGEGLINKFVATITFGLLGPYDWLNNPNLAFPAIMLLSIWQGVGFQMIIYLAGLQDIPVYLYEAGQIDGANKFQQFLHITFPMLRNTTIFVVLATTILAFRLFTQVWVMQGPSGHPQGSTITMIVYAVNQGFKQGKIGYASAITVVFFIIVLLVSILQRVFIREERTVN
- a CDS encoding sugar ABC transporter substrate-binding protein; the encoded protein is MAEEPMSEEVTVEVWFHSGKGEEREVLDAQVEAFNAMGTGITINAVQLPEGSYNDQVNAAALAGDLPCLLDFDGPFLYNYAWAGYLTPLDDYVSDDLRNDFLPSIIDQGTYAGHLYSLGTFDSGLALWGNKEYLEKAGVRIPTGLDDPWTKDEFLDALEKLQALDEVDYAIDFKMNYGQGEWYTYGFSPFLQSFGGDLIDRNTYQSADGVLNGPEAVEAMEFFQSLFEQGYANPEPAGDDDFYINKNTALSWVGHWMWGPHSENLGDNLVLIPAPDFGKGAVTGMGSWNWGLTSSCPNPDAAWKFLDYLISPDEILHMTNANGAVPARKSAIAKSDLYGEGGFLNLFVQQLEGGVAVPRPQTPAYPVITNAFAEAVQNIVSGADVKTELDKAVKTIDQDIEDNQGYPTP